The Magnetospirillum sp. XM-1 genomic interval CGGCGGTGAGTTCGGGGCGGCCGAGATAGCCCGCCGCCACGCCCGGCCCGCCGATCAGCAGCTCGCCGGTGACGCCCACCGCCACCGGCTGGGTGAAGTCGTCCACCACGTGGCAGGTGTAATTGGGAATGGGCCGCCCGATGGTCACCGGCTTGCCCGCCTCCACCTCGGCCACGGTGGCGACCACGGTGGTCTCGGTGGGACCGTAGGAGTTGAAGATGCGCCGCCCGGGGCGGCACCAGCGCTCGGCCAAGGCGGGCGGGCAGGCCTCGCCGCCCAGGATGATGATGCGCAGGCCCGGTATGTCGCCGGGCAGCAGGCTCAGAAGCGTCGGCACGGTGTCGAGCACCGTGATTCCGGCCTCGGCCAGCACCTGCGGCAGCCGGTCCGCCTCGGCCAGGGTGCGCCGTCCGGCGATCCAAAGCTTGGCGCCCACCAGATAGGGGACGAAGATCTCTTCCAGCGACAGGTCGAAGGCCACCGAGGCGCCCTGGAACACCACGTCGTCCGAGCGCAGGCCGTAGATGGAATTGGCGGCGCGCAGGTAGTGGCAGATGTTGGCGTGGCTGATGACGATGGCCTTGGGCTTGCCGGTGGAGCCCGAGGTGTAGATGGCGTAGGCCGGGTCGGAGGGAGACGCGCCCTGGGCGCGCGGGTCGGGGCTGGCGCCGTCCGGCGCGCCCTGCTCCAGGGTGGGAAGGATCAGGGTGTGGGCCGGCATGGCGCCGGTGATGGCCCCCATGGTGAAGGCATCGACGATCAGCGCCTTGGCGGCGCAATCGTCCAGGCATTCCGCCACTCGCTCGGGGGGCGCCTCGGTGTCGAAGGGGATGTAGGCGGCGCCTGTGGCTAAGATGCCCAGCAGCGCCACGTGCAGGTCGAGCGAGCGGCTCATCCACAGCCCGACGAAGTCGCCGCGCCCGATGCCCCGGGCCGCCAGGGCGCGGGCCACCTTCTGGGCGCGGGCCGACAACTCGCCGTAGCCGAGCGTCACCTCGCCGAAAGTGGCGGCAGGCGCATGGGGAAACGCCCGGACGCTGGCGGAAAAGATTTCCCACAGGGTTTCGTCGCGGATCAGCGAAGGATCGCGGAGGCCGAAGAGGGCTGAAGGCAAGGACTGTGTCACGTTTTTCCCGGTTTTGGCGAGGTTTCGGCGCGGGCGGCGATGACCAGAACCTCGTCGATGGGGAGGGTATACCAAGTCACGGCATAACATTCACCCCCTACATGCATTTGAACGGGCCGCCAGGGAGGAGGGGCGGGTAAGTCGTCCAGGTGTTCCAGTCCCGGTTCGGCCATGCCATGGACGATGCCGGTACCGCTTGCCTTCAGCACCGCCTCCTTGGCGGTCCACAGCCGGGCGAAGGCCAGGGGGCGGTCGGGCGGATTCAAGGCGGCGAGCAGCGCCTGCTCGGCGGGGGCGAAGGTGCGGGACGCGTCCTCCCATACCGGGATGCAGCGCTGGACGGTCTCGATGTCGGCGCCCACCGGCCCGGTGCGCGAGGAGGCGATCAGCAGCAATCCATCCACGGACGAGCAGTTGAACCAGTATTCCAGGCCGGGATCGGCCAGATACGGCTTGCCCATTGGGTCGCGTAGGATGGCGATGTCCGCCTCGGGCCGTCCCAGTTCGGCCGCCAGATGGCCGAGCAGGGCGCGCCGCCGGGCTTCGGGGGCGGCGGCGATACCGGCATAAAGCCGGGTTTGGCCATCTAATCGCATCGACTCCGACATTTGCTTACGGCATGCTAGTGGACTATTCACTCGGGATGGATGGCCAGAATGGCGCGCGAACCTGAGATCGTCACCCGTTATCGCCGTCTGGCGCTGGAGAATGATCCGGTCGCCCAGTTCAAGCTCGGCGATCTTTACCGCCTGGGCTATCAGGTCAAGCGCGATCTGGACGAGGCGGTGGTTTGGCTGGTCCGCTCGGCGCGCCAGGGCAACGCCGAGGCCATGGCCCTCTTGAAGAAGATGGCCGCCGAAGGGGTGGACGTACGCCGCCGGGTCGACGACCTGCCGGGCAAGGCGCCGCATGCGGAGCGCCCCGATTACGGAACGCCCCCGGCCGAGGCCGCGCCTCCGCCTCCACCTCCGCCGGAACCCGTTTCCGCGCCCCCTCCTACCCCCGTCCAGGCCGGTCCCAAGGTCATTGCCCTGCCCGAGATCGAGGTGGAGACCGACCCGCTGCATATCGGCGAGTTCATCGCCGACCCGGCCCGTCTGCGCGCCGCCGTCGACAAGGGCGATACGGCGGCCATGGTGGCGCTGGGCAACGCCTACCGCGAGGGCAAGGGCGTGGCCCCCGATCTGGCCGAGGCGGTGCGCCTTTACACCCTGGCGGCCAAGGCGGGCGACGCACGCGGCCAGTTCTCGCTGGGCGTGATGTACGACCAGGGCCTGGGAGTGGCGCAAAGCAACGCCCACGCCCTGAAATGGTTCCGCGAGGCGGCCAAGCAGGGCGACGCCCAGGCCCAGTTCAACCTGGGCAACATGATCCAGCAGGGGCGCGGCGTCGAATCCAGCGCCGAGGTGGCGGTCAAGTGGTTCCGGCAGGCGGCCGAACAGGGCGACGCCGGCGCCATCTTCGCGTTGGGCGCCCTTTACGAATCCGGCAAGGGGGTGGAGCAGGACGAGACCCAGGCGGTCGAGCTTTACCGCCAGGCCGCCGACCAGGGCCTGGCCAGCGCGCTGCACAACCTCGCCAACATGCTGCGCCAGGGACGCGGCACCGACGCCGACCCCACCGAGGCGGCCATGATGTGCCGCCGCGCCGCCGAGCAGGGCTTGCCCGAGGCCCAGTACAATTACGCGGTGATGCTGGCGCTGGGCCTGGGCGTGGACAAGGACGACGACGCGGCCATCCGCTGGTTCCGCCGCGCCGCCCAGTCGGGTGATCCGCGCGGCGAGGTGCAGGCGGCGGCGCTGGAAAGGCGCCGCACCGCGGAGGCCTCGTCATGAGCGGCCCGAAGATCTCGTACGAGGTCCAGGTCCTGGCCGACAAGAACTGGGTGATCGCCGAAATGGCGCCCGACGAGGCCAAGGCCAAGGCTTTCGCCGAGAACCTGCTGCAATCGGGCAACCATGCCGCCGTGCGGGTGGTCAAGGATCACGAACGCATCGACGGCAGCCATTCCGAAACCGTCCTGATGGAGAAGAAGGCGACCGAAAAGGCCGCCGGCGATCCCACCCTGGCCACCATCACCGAGGCTCCGCTTTGCGCCAGCCTCGAGGATTTCTACGGCCAGCCGGCGCGCACCACCATGGGCAAGCTGCTGCGCAAGTATCTGGACGAGGCGCTGGTGACGCCCTTCGAGCTGCTGCACGACGCCAAGGAGATGAAGCGCTTCGCCGACAAGGGCAACCTGCTGTTTTCGGCCATCGACCGGGTCTCCTCGCTGCAGGCCAAGGCGTCGGGCGAAGACTCCAAGGCGCGCAAGGACGTCCTCGACAAGACCTGGGAGGAGATGGGCAAGCGGGCGCGCGACTTCGCCGCCAAGAAGCCCAAGCCGCCCGCCACCTTCGCCGAGGCCCTGGCTTCGGCCAAGGGCGATTCCTTCACCTTGCGCTCGTACATGACCGTGGCCCTGCTGGAAAAGCGGTCGTGGTTCGGCAAGCTGGATCTGCTGATCACCTGGGCGGCCGAGCCCGAGGCCAAGGGCAACATGGTGGAGATCGACGCGGTGATCGCCGACCTCACCGTGCCGGCCCAGGTCATCCAGGACCTGCTGGGCTTCCAGTCCAACCTGTCGGCGGCGCTGTGCACCATCGTCAGCCTGACCGAGGGGGCGGGCGAGGCCGCCAAGTTCGCCCCCCAGACCTTCACCGAGCTGAACAAGCTGTTCGCCGAAGGGGCGCTGCCGCAAAGCCGCGACGTGCTGATGGGCCGCGTGGTGCGCGAGGCGGGGGGAACCAATCCCCTGTCGCGCAACGATTCCTCGCAGGAATACGAGATGTTCCACAAGCTGCTGACCCGGCTGGTGGACAAGGACCGGGTGGTGGGCGGCGCGCCCATGGCCGAGGCGCTCTTGCAGCGCGGCGCCCGGGTGCTCAATTCCGGGGGCGCCAGCGTTTCCGCGCCCCAGGCGCTGCAATTGCTGCTGGGCGCTTTGCCCGACGGCTGCGTGCGGCTGCAGTTCCTGCTGACGCTCGCCGGCTCCAACCTGGGGCGCAGCATGGGCGAGATTCTGACCGAGATGCTCGACGCCCATGTGCGGCGCTCCAACCACATCGACGCCTGGGTGCCGGTGCGCCTGGCGCCGCCGGCCCGCATGGCGGCGCTCAACAACGCCAACAAGCTGCTGCGCACCTGCCCCAATCTGGTGGACGAATTCAGGAAGGAACTGGCCGACCGCATCGACGACGTGATGGTCCGCTACCTCACCGCCGAGGAGATCATCGAGAAGGTGGACAAGCCCGACGATCCGCTGGCCATGCGGGCCATCCGTCTGGTCAAGTTCTGCGGTTCGGGCGTGCTGATCGAGGGCAAGTCGCTCAACATGGCCAAGGCCCGCGTGGTCGAGCATCTGCGCCAGAAGCAGTTCGAGGAGAAGTTCGTCGCCTCCATGCCCGATCCCAGCCAGGGCGAGAAGCACCTGCGCGACTTCCACCGCCTGCTGGTGGAGTGCGGATTCGGGTGAGGCTCGGATCCGTTCTTTTCACGGTCATCACCGGGCTTGTCCCGGTGATCCACGCCCATCCGTCCGGTACATTGTGTCATGGGGTTTTCAGGCGGAGACGCGTGGATGGCCGGGTCGAGCCCGGCCATGACGAAAGAACGCGGGAACGCAGTTCCTCGTGATCGCAATATCCCCAAAGAATCACTGGCGGTGCGCCGCACAATCGTTGTAACTACCGGCTATCGGCCGTGCGATCCCGCCCGGCCGCGATGAGGCGTGGGGAAATGCCTGGACCTGTTCTCGTCACCGGAGCGACCGGATTCGTCGGCGCCGCCATCGTTCGCGCCCTGCTGGCCCGCGGCGAGGCCGTGCGCGTGCTGGCGCGCCCCACCTCGGACCGGCGCAACGTCGCCAACCTGCATGTGGAGGTGGTCGAGGGCCGGCTGGAAGACGCCGCCTCGCTCCGCAAGGCCATGGAAGGCTGCCGGGTGCTGATCCACACCGCCGCCGATTACCGCATCTGGGTGCCCGATCCGGCCGCCATGATGCAGGCCAACGTGGAAGGCACCCGCGCCCTGATGACCGCCGCCCTGGCCGAGAAGGTGGAGCGCGTGGTCTACACCTCGTCGGTGGCGACCTTGGGCCATATCGATGGCGGCGTGGCCGACGAGGACACGCCCAGCGACATCTCCGACAAGGTCGGCCCCTACAAGCAGTCCAAGTTCCTGGCCGAGGAGGTGGTGCGCCGCATGGTGGCCGAACAGGGTCTGCCGGCGGTGATCTGCAACCCGTCCACCCCCGTCGGCCCCGGCGACGTCAAGCCGACGCCCACGGGCCGCATGATCGTCGAGGCGGCCTCGGGCCGCATGCCGGCCTACGTGGATACCGGGCTGAACATCGTCCATGTGGACGACGTGGCCGAGGGCCATCTGCTGGCGCTGGACAAGGGCCGCATCGGCGAGCGCTACATCCTGGGCGGCGACAACCTGACCCTGGCCGACATCCTGAAGAAGATCGCCGACATCACCGGCGGGCGTCCGCCCGTCATGAAGCTGCCGCGCTGGCCGCTCTATCCGCTGGCGCTGGGCGCAGAGACCTGGGCCCGCTTCTTCGGCGGCGAGCCCTTCGTCACCATCGACGGGCTGAAAATGTCCAGGTGGCATATGTTCTTCTCCTCGGCCAAGGCCGAGCGGGAACTGGGGTACCGTCACCGTCCCGCCGACGAGGCGCTGGACGCGGCGGTGGAGTGGTTCAAGAGCATCGGGGAGGTCTCATGAGTCTGGCATCACTTGCCGGCGTGGTCGGGGCGGGAGCCTGGGCCTGGCTGCTGACCATGCGCGGGTCGTTCTGGCGGATCGAGGATGCGCCCCAGGCCGTGGTGCCGGAAGTCTGGCCCCAGGTGGTGGCGGTGATTCCCGCCCGCGACGAGGCCGACGTCATCGGCGCCACCATCGAATCGCTTCTGTCCCAGAACTATCCCGGCGAATTCTCGGTGGTGCTGGTGGACGACCATTCCTCGGACGGCACGGCCGAAGCGGCGCGCAAGGCCGCCGAGGAGATGGGCCTGTCGGCCCGCGTGATGGTGGTCGAGGCCCCCGAGCTGCCCCGGGGCTGGACCGGCAAGATGTGGGCCCAGAACCACGGCGTGGCCGTGGCGCGGGCCAAATTCCCCGAGTCCGACCTGCTGCTGCTGTCGGACGCCGACATCCGCCACGGGGCGGGCGAGCTGCGCCGCACGGTGTCGCGCATGCTGGCCGAGGGCCTGGACATGGCCTCGCTGATGGTGCGGCTTTCCACCGAAAGCGTCTGGGAAAAGGCCATCGTTCCCGCCTTCGTGTTCTTCTTCCGCATGCTCTATCCCTTCGCCTGGGTGAAGGATTCGCGCTCGACCACGGCCGCCGCGGCCGGCGGCTACGTGCTGATCCGCCCGGCCATGCTGGAAAAGATCGGCGGCATCAAGGCCATCAAGGATGCGCTGATCGACGATTGCACCTTAGCCGCGGCGGTGAAGGCCCATCACGGGCGGCTGACCATCGATCTGGCCGAGGAGACCATCAGCACCCGGCGCTACGAGGGGCCGGAAGGACTGTGGCGGATGATTTCCCGCTCGGCCTATACCCAGCTGCGCCACTCGCCCGCCTTGCTGCTGGGCACCGTGGTCGCCATGCTGCTGGTCTTCGTCGCCCCTCCGCTGCTGGCCATGCGCAACGGCGGAGGCGCGTCCACCGGCGCGCTGGCCTGGGCGGCCATGACCATCGCCTATTATCCCATGGTGCGCTATTACCGGCTGTTCCCGGCCTGGGCGCTGGCCCTGCCGCTGGTGTCGCTGTTCTACCTGGGCGCCACGTTGCATTCCGCCTGGATGTTCTGGCGGGGCCGGGGCGGCGAGTGGAAGGGAAGGGTGCAAGACACCCACGGCCAGGGAGCACGTCCTTGAACGCCATGAGCCCCGCCGCCTTCGCCATCGACCCCGCCCAGTACGAGATGGTGGCGGAGATGGTGCGCGCCTCGGGGACGTCGTTCTATTGGGGCATGCGTCTTCTGGACCGCCCCCGGCGCTACGCCATGTACGCCATCTACGCCTTCTGCCGCGAGGTGGACGACATCGCCGACGAGCCGGGTGAGCCGGACGTCAAGCGCGCCCGGCTGGCCGAGTGGCGGGTGGAGCTGGACCGGCTGTATGCCGGCGTTCCCACCCATGCCATCGCCAAGGCCCTGCATGGGCCGGTCCTCCAGTACAACCTGCCCAAGGAGGATTTCCTGGCGGTGATCGCCGGCTGCGAAAGCGATGCCCAGCCCGAGGTGACGGGCCTGTCCATGGCCGAGCTGGAGCTTTACTGCGACCGGGTGGCCTGCGCCGTCGGCCGTCTGTCGGTCCGGGTGTTCGGCCCCTTGCGGCCCAAATCCATCGAGACCGCCAACGCCACCGGCATGGCGCTGCAGCTGACCAACATCCTGCGCGACGTGGTGGTGGATTCCAAGATCGGCCGCCTGTACCTGCCCGACGAACTGCTGACCAAGCACGGCATCGCCAGCCGCGATCCGGCCGAAGTGGTGGCCCATCCCAATCTGGTGGCGGTATGCCGCGAACTGGGCGAGACGGCGCGGGGCTATTTCGCCGCCTCCGATTCCGCCCAGGCCGAGTGCTCCCGTTCCGACATGCGCCCGGCCACCCTGATGAAGGAGATGTACCGCGAGATTTTCAAGCGGGTCGAGGCCGAGGGCTTCGTGCCGCGCGACCCGCCCGTCAAAGTCTCGAAAGCCTTCAAGCTGTGGTGTATTCTCCGCCACGGTTTGCTCTGAGCCATTTTCCCGAGGTCGAACAGTGTCTCCCAGCGAAATCAATCCCCGTGACTTCACCGCCGCCTCGTTCCGCGATCCCCTGGAGCGGGCGATCAACGAATCCGCCGAGGCCCTGCTGAAGCAGCAGCGCGAAGACGGCCACTGGGTGTTCAAGCTTGAAGCCGACGCCACCATCCCGGCCGAATACGTGCTGTACCTGCATTATCTGGACGAGCGCGACCCCGAACTGGAGAAGCGCATCGGCGTCTACCTGCGTGAAATCCAGGAAGACCACGGCGGCTGGCCGCTGTTCCATCGCGGTGATCTGAACATCAGCGCCTCGGTGAAGGCCTATTTCGCGCTCAAGGCCATCGGCGACGACATCGACGCGCCGCACATGAAGAAAGCGAGGGAGGCCATCCTGGCCCATGGCGGCGCCGCCACCGCCAACGTCTTCACCCGCACCCTGCTGGCGCTGTTCGGGCAGATCCCCTGGAAGGGCGTGCCCATCATGCCCGTCGAGATCATGCTGCTGCCGCGCTGGTTCCCCTTCCACATGGACAAGGTCAGCTACTGGTCGCGCACGGTCATCGCGCCGCTCACCGTCCTGATGACCAAGCGGCCCCAGGCCCGCAATCCGCTGGGCATCCATATCCAGGAGCTGTTCGTCACACCGCCGGAGAAGGTCACCAACTGGTATCTCGAGCCGGTGCGCTCCAACTGGGCCTATCTGTTCCGCGGCATCGACATGATCTTGCAGAAGGTCTACCGCTTCTTCCCCAAGTCGGTGCAGGACAAGGCCATCGAGAAGGCGGTGGCCTTCGTCGACGAGCGCCTGAACGGCGAGGATGGCTTGGGCGCCATCTTCCCGGCCATGGTCAACGCCGTGTGGATGTACGACGTGCTGGGCGTGCCCAAAGACGATCCCCGCGTGGTGATCGCCAAGCAGTCCATCCGCAATCTGGTGGTCGAGGAAGGCGAGCGCGCCTGGGTGCAGCCCTGCCTGTCGCCCATCTGGGACACGGCGCTGGCCACCCACGCCATGCTGGAGGTGGGAACGCCCGAGGCCGACGCGGCGGTGCGCAAGGCCGCCGACTGGATGGTGGCCCGCCAGATCACCGACGTGGTGGGCGACTGGGCGGTGCGCCGCCCGGGTCTCGCCCCCGGCGGCTGGGCCTTCCAGTACAACAACCCCCATTACCCCGACGTGGACGACACCGCCGTGGTGATGGCGGCCTTGGACCGCATCGATCCGGTGAAGTACGCCGAGCCCATCGAGAAGGGCAAGGTGTGGATTCAGGGCATGCAGTCCGAGGGCGGCGGCTGGGGCGCGTTCGACGCCGAGAACACCAGCTACTACCTCAACCACATCCCCTTCGCCGACCACGGCGCGCTGCTCGACCCGCCCACCGCCGACGTGTCGGCCCGCTGCGTCTCGGTACTCTCGGTGCTGGGCGAGCGGGGCAAGGACAAGGTGGCGCACGAAGGCGTCGACTACCTGCTGCGCGAGCAGGAGGCCGACGGCTCGTGGTTCGGCCGCTGGGGCACCAATTACGTCTACGGCACGTGGTCGTCCTTGTGCGCGCTCAACGCCGCCGGCCTGCCCCACGACCATCCCGCCTTCCGCAAGGCGGTCAAGTGGCTGGAATCCAAGCAGCGCGAAGACGGCGGCTGGGGCGAATGCGGCCGGTCCTACTGGGACGACCAGCCCAGGGGCATGGGCGGCCCCTCGACGCCGTCCCAGACCGCCTGGGCGGTGCTGGGCCTGATGGCGGCGGGCGAGACCAACAGCCCGGCGGTGGCCAAGGGCATCGACTACCTGATCCGCACCAGGAACGAGGAAGGCCTGTGGGACGAGGAGCATTACACGGCGGTGGGCTTCCCCCGCGTGTTCTATCTGCGCTACCACGGCTATCGCCAGTTCTTCCCCGTCTGGGCCCTGGCCCGCTACCGCAACCTCACCACCGGCAATGCCGGTCCCGTGATGCATGCCCTCTGACCACGCCTTTCCCGAAACCTGCTGGGGGCCGGGACTGGGCAAGGGCGCCCGCGTGGGCGTCATCGTCGGCATGACCAGCGAGGGCGCCCTGCTGCCCGCCGGCACCCATTGGGCGGCGGCGGGCGGTGTGACCCGGCGGGTTACC includes:
- the hpnD gene encoding presqualene diphosphate synthase HpnD encodes the protein MSPAAFAIDPAQYEMVAEMVRASGTSFYWGMRLLDRPRRYAMYAIYAFCREVDDIADEPGEPDVKRARLAEWRVELDRLYAGVPTHAIAKALHGPVLQYNLPKEDFLAVIAGCESDAQPEVTGLSMAELELYCDRVACAVGRLSVRVFGPLRPKSIETANATGMALQLTNILRDVVVDSKIGRLYLPDELLTKHGIASRDPAEVVAHPNLVAVCRELGETARGYFAASDSAQAECSRSDMRPATLMKEMYREIFKRVEAEGFVPRDPPVKVSKAFKLWCILRHGLL
- a CDS encoding glycosyltransferase, whose protein sequence is MSLASLAGVVGAGAWAWLLTMRGSFWRIEDAPQAVVPEVWPQVVAVIPARDEADVIGATIESLLSQNYPGEFSVVLVDDHSSDGTAEAARKAAEEMGLSARVMVVEAPELPRGWTGKMWAQNHGVAVARAKFPESDLLLLSDADIRHGAGELRRTVSRMLAEGLDMASLMVRLSTESVWEKAIVPAFVFFFRMLYPFAWVKDSRSTTAAAAGGYVLIRPAMLEKIGGIKAIKDALIDDCTLAAAVKAHHGRLTIDLAEETISTRRYEGPEGLWRMISRSAYTQLRHSPALLLGTVVAMLLVFVAPPLLAMRNGGGASTGALAWAAMTIAYYPMVRYYRLFPAWALALPLVSLFYLGATLHSAWMFWRGRGGEWKGRVQDTHGQGARP
- the hpnA gene encoding hopanoid-associated sugar epimerase; the protein is MPGPVLVTGATGFVGAAIVRALLARGEAVRVLARPTSDRRNVANLHVEVVEGRLEDAASLRKAMEGCRVLIHTAADYRIWVPDPAAMMQANVEGTRALMTAALAEKVERVVYTSSVATLGHIDGGVADEDTPSDISDKVGPYKQSKFLAEEVVRRMVAEQGLPAVICNPSTPVGPGDVKPTPTGRMIVEAASGRMPAYVDTGLNIVHVDDVAEGHLLALDKGRIGERYILGGDNLTLADILKKIADITGGRPPVMKLPRWPLYPLALGAETWARFFGGEPFVTIDGLKMSRWHMFFSSAKAERELGYRHRPADEALDAAVEWFKSIGEVS
- a CDS encoding 4'-phosphopantetheinyl transferase superfamily protein, with amino-acid sequence MRLDGQTRLYAGIAAAPEARRRALLGHLAAELGRPEADIAILRDPMGKPYLADPGLEYWFNCSSVDGLLLIASSRTGPVGADIETVQRCIPVWEDASRTFAPAEQALLAALNPPDRPLAFARLWTAKEAVLKASGTGIVHGMAEPGLEHLDDLPAPPPWRPVQMHVGGECYAVTWYTLPIDEVLVIAARAETSPKPGKT
- a CDS encoding SEL1-like repeat protein gives rise to the protein MAREPEIVTRYRRLALENDPVAQFKLGDLYRLGYQVKRDLDEAVVWLVRSARQGNAEAMALLKKMAAEGVDVRRRVDDLPGKAPHAERPDYGTPPAEAAPPPPPPPEPVSAPPPTPVQAGPKVIALPEIEVETDPLHIGEFIADPARLRAAVDKGDTAAMVALGNAYREGKGVAPDLAEAVRLYTLAAKAGDARGQFSLGVMYDQGLGVAQSNAHALKWFREAAKQGDAQAQFNLGNMIQQGRGVESSAEVAVKWFRQAAEQGDAGAIFALGALYESGKGVEQDETQAVELYRQAADQGLASALHNLANMLRQGRGTDADPTEAAMMCRRAAEQGLPEAQYNYAVMLALGLGVDKDDDAAIRWFRRAAQSGDPRGEVQAAALERRRTAEASS
- the shc gene encoding squalene--hopene cyclase; translation: MSPSEINPRDFTAASFRDPLERAINESAEALLKQQREDGHWVFKLEADATIPAEYVLYLHYLDERDPELEKRIGVYLREIQEDHGGWPLFHRGDLNISASVKAYFALKAIGDDIDAPHMKKAREAILAHGGAATANVFTRTLLALFGQIPWKGVPIMPVEIMLLPRWFPFHMDKVSYWSRTVIAPLTVLMTKRPQARNPLGIHIQELFVTPPEKVTNWYLEPVRSNWAYLFRGIDMILQKVYRFFPKSVQDKAIEKAVAFVDERLNGEDGLGAIFPAMVNAVWMYDVLGVPKDDPRVVIAKQSIRNLVVEEGERAWVQPCLSPIWDTALATHAMLEVGTPEADAAVRKAADWMVARQITDVVGDWAVRRPGLAPGGWAFQYNNPHYPDVDDTAVVMAALDRIDPVKYAEPIEKGKVWIQGMQSEGGGWGAFDAENTSYYLNHIPFADHGALLDPPTADVSARCVSVLSVLGERGKDKVAHEGVDYLLREQEADGSWFGRWGTNYVYGTWSSLCALNAAGLPHDHPAFRKAVKWLESKQREDGGWGECGRSYWDDQPRGMGGPSTPSQTAWAVLGLMAAGETNSPAVAKGIDYLIRTRNEEGLWDEEHYTAVGFPRVFYLRYHGYRQFFPVWALARYRNLTTGNAGPVMHAL